From one Trifolium pratense cultivar HEN17-A07 linkage group LG1, ARS_RC_1.1, whole genome shotgun sequence genomic stretch:
- the LOC123902838 gene encoding serine/threonine protein phosphatase 2A 57 kDa regulatory subunit B' beta isoform-like, which yields MSNPKTLIEFFEKEKPLVPSSPTSGNEEILSTVSYCTFVFTFTDPSESPAQRDSKRLQLSRLIAMLKSSKKPVHEKVVGPLVSMIKANLFRPLPPPTNPSAISEFLDEEDPISIFSPLWSHLQIVYEILLRLVNSTDSKILRNYMDHSFLLNLLSLFQSEDPRERESLKNVYHKIYSKFVCDRSAMRKSMTDVLLNYVFETEKHSGIADLLEIWGTIVNGFTVPLKEEHKLFLMRVLIPLHKTKGMQVYHRQLAYCISQFVQKEPMLGGVVVRGILRYWPVTNCQKEILLIGELEDLVENLDPDQYRKLALPICTQITKCINSWNSQVAERALYVWNNEQFYKMATTGTVEVLPVIVEGVEKNLKLHWSKSVRQLTESVKVVVEDIDPDLYAKAQMDMKVKESEAHQKDIKRKKTWERIELAASKNQFVNPQRYICVSN from the exons ATGAGCAACCCAAAAACACTTATAGAATTTTTTGAAAAGGAAAAGCCTCTTGTACCATCTTCACCTACTTCAGGAAATGAAGAAATTCTCTCAACAGTTTCATACTGCACCTTTGTTTTCACATTCACTGACCCTTCAGAATCTCCTGCACAAAGAGACTCTAAGAGACTTCAACTTTCAAGACTCATAGCTATGTTGAAATCCTCCAAAAAACCAGTGCATGAAAAAGTTGTAGGACCTTTAGTATCAATGATCAAAGCCAATCTTTTTAGGCCACTCCCTCCACCTACAAACCCTTCTGCTATATCAGAATTTCTTGATGAAGAAGATCCTATTTCAATATTTTCACCTTTATGGTCACATCTACAAATAGTTTATGAAATCTTACTTAGGCTTGTTAATAGCACAGACAGCAAAATACTTAGAAACTATATGGACCATTCTTTCCTTCTTAATCTGTTATCGCTTTTCCAATCCGAAGATCCGAGGGAACGCGAGAGTTTGAAAAATGTGTACCATAAGATATATTCTAAGTTTGTTTGCGACCGTTCTGCGATGAGGAAATCAATGACTGATGTTTTGTTGAACTATGTTTTTGAGACTGAGAAACATTCTGGTATTGCTGACTTGCTTGAGATATGGGGAACTATTGTTAATGGCTTTACCGTGCCACTCAAGGAAGAGCATAAGTTGTTTCTTATGAGAGTGTTGATTCCTTTACATAAGACTAAAGGGATGCAAGTTTATCATAGACAACTTGCTTATTGTATATCACAGTTTGTGCAGAAGGAGCCTATGCTTGGAGGTGTTGTTGTAAGGGGAATTTTGAGATATTGGCCTGTTACAAATTGTCAAAAGGAAATTTTGTTGATCGGTGAATTGGAAGATCTTGTCGAGAATTTGGATCCTGATCAATATCGTAAATTGGCCTTGCCGATATGTACTCAGATTACAAAATGCATCAACAGTTGGAATTCTCAG GTAGCTGAAAGGGCACTATATGTATGGAACAATGAGCAGTTCTATAAAATGGCAACAACGGGAACAGTAGAAGTACTTCCAGTGATAGTAGAAGGTGTGGAAAAGAACTTGAAATTGCATTGGAGCAAGAGTGTTAGGCAGTTAACAGAAAGTGTGAAGGTGGTGGTGGAAGATATTGATCCAGATTTATATGCAAAAGCTCAAATGGACATGAAAGTTAAAGAATCAGAAGCACATCAAAAAGatataaagagaaaaaagaCATGGGAAAGAATTGAATTGGCAGCTTCTAAGAATCAGTTTGTGAATCCACAAAGATACATATGTGTCTCAAACTGa
- the LOC123903035 gene encoding transportin-1: MATAATPSWQPQEQGFKEICALLEQQISHSSSADKSQIWNQIQQYSNLPDFNNYLVFIFTRAQGISVEVRQAAGLYLKNNMKNVYNLMQPEYQQYVKSELLPCLGAADKHIRSTTGTIISVVVQTGGISRWPELLQALVSCLDSSDLNHMEGAMDALSKICEDVPQILDSDVPGLAERPINIFLPRLFRFFQSPHATLRKLSLGSVNQYIMLMPSALYVSMDQYLQGLFILANDPTAEVRKLVCAAFVQLIEVRPSVLEPHLRNVIEYMLQVNKDPDEEVALESCEFWSAYCDAQMPPENLREYLPRLIPILLSNMAYADDDESLIEAEEEGSQPDRDQDLKPRFHVSRFHGSDEVEDDDDDVVNTWNLRKCSAAALDILSNVFGDEILPTLMPIVEAKLSTVGDDGWKEREAAVLALGAIGEGCINGLYPHLPEIVAFLIPLLDDKFPLIRSISCWTVSRFSKFIIQGIGHAKGYEQFDNVLMGLLRRILDDNKRVQEAACSAFATLEEEAAEELSPRLEIILKHLMVAFGKYQRRNLRIVYDAVGTLAEAVGGELNQPVYLDILMPPLIEKWQQLSNSDKDLFPLLECFTSIAHALGTGFTPFAEPVFRRCINIIQTQQLAKANPAAAGAQYDKEFIVCSLDLLSGLAEGLGSGVESLVSQCSLRDLLLHCCTDDAPDVRQSAFALLGDLARVCVVHLHPRLSEILELAAKQLEISKVHAAISVANNACWAIGELAVKVRQEISPFVLSVISCLVPILQHAEGLNKSLIENSAITLGRLAWVCPDLVSPHMEHFMQPWCTALSMIRDDVEKEDAFRGLCAMVKANPSGALSSLVYMCKAIASWHEIRSEDLHNEVCQVLHGYKQMLRNGAWDQCMSALEPPIKEKLSKYQV, from the exons GGAATATCTGTGGAGGTTCGGCAGGCTGCAGGATTATATCTGAAGAATAACATGAAAAACGTATATAATTTAATGCAGCCTGAGTACCAGCAATACGTGAAATCAGAGTTGCTGCCTTGTCTTGGTGCAGCAGATAAGCACATAAGATCTACGACGGGAACTATTATCAGTGTTGTTGTTCAAACCGGAGGAATTTCACGGTGGCCTGAATTATTGCAAGCCCTTGTAAGTTGCTTGGACAGTAGTGATCTAAATCACATGGAAGGTGCGATGGATGCATTATCCAAG ATTTGTGAAGATGTTCCCCAAATTCTTGACTCTGATGTACCAGGGTTAGCAGAGCGTCCCATCAATATATTTCTTCCCAGATTATTTCGG TTTTTCCAATCACCTCACGCTACATTAAGAAAGCTATCGCTGGGTTCTGTTAATCAATACATTATGTTGATGCCTTCT GCCTTATATGTATCCATGGATCAATATCTTCAAGGTCTGTTTATTCTTGCAAATGACCCTACTGCAGAAGTGCGGAAGTTG GTTTGTGCAGCATTTGTCCAGCTGATTGAAGTCCGTCCGTCTGTCTTGGAG CCACATCTAAGGAATGTGATTGAATATATGTTACAAGTCAACAAGGACCCAGATGAAGAAGTGGCCCTTGAATCCTGTGAATTTTG GTCGGCATATTGTGATGCTCAAATGCCACCAGAAAACTTGAGAGAATATTTGCCTCGTCTTATTCCA ATATTGTTGTCAAACATGGCTTATGCAGATGATGATGAATCACTTATTGAAGCTGAG GAAGAGGGTTCTCAACCTGATCGAGATCAG GATCTTAAACCTCGATTTCATGTATCAAGGTTTCATGGATCAGATGAAGTAGAAGATGAT GATGATGATGTTGTTAATACTTGGAATTTACGGAAATGTAGTGCAGCTGCTCTAGATATTCTCTCGAACGTGTTTGGAGATGAGATCCTTCCCACTCTGATGCCTATTGTTGAG GCCAAGCTGTCAACTGTCGGAGATGATGGCTGGAAAGAAAGGGAAGCTGCTGTCTTGGCACTTGGTGCCATAGGCGAGGGTTGCATCAATGGTCTTTATCCTCATCTGCCAGAG ATTGTGGCATTTCTTATCCCTCTTCTTGATGATAAGTTTCCTCTGATACGAAGTATTTCATGCTGGACAGTATCTCGGTTTAGCAAATTTATTATTCAG GGTATTGGGCATGCCAAGGGTTATGAACAATTTGATAACGTTCTTATGGGTCTTCTTCGAAGAATTTTGGATGATAATAAGCGTGTACAAGAGGCTGCTTGTTCAGCTTTTGCAACTCTGGAAGAG GAGGCTGCTGAAGAGCTGTCACCACGCTTGGAAATCATATTAAAGCACCTGATGGTTGCATTTGGGAAATATCAG AGGCGAAATCTCAGAATTGTATATGATGCTGTTGGAACTCTAGCTGAAGCTGTTGGGGGAGAGCTGAATCAG CCTGTTTATCTTGACATTCTCATGCCACCATTAATTGAGAAGTGGCAACAACTTTCAAATTCAGACAAAGATCTCTTTCCACTCCTAGAATGCTTCACATCTATAGCACAT GCACTGGGTACTGGATTCACTCCATTTGCTGAACCTGTATTTAGGAGGTGCATAAATATAATTCAGACCCAACAATTGGCTAAG GCCAATCCTGCTGCGGCTGGGGCTCAGTATGACAAGGAATTCATTGTATGCTCTCTTGATCTTCTTTCTGGACTAGCAGAAGGTCTTGGCAGTGGAGTAGAGAGTTTG GTTTCACAATGTTCTTTGAGGGACCTACTTTTGCATTGTTGTACAGATGATGCTCCCGATGTTCGACAAAGTGCCTTTGCCTTACTTGGAGACCTTGCTCGA GTGTGCGTGGTTCATTTGCACCCTCGCTTGTCTGAGATTCTTGAACTTGCTGCCAAACAACTG GAAATTTCTAAGGTACATGCGGCTATTTCAGTAGCAAATAATGCATGCTGGGCGATTGGAGAATTAGCAGTTAAG GTTCGTCAAGAAATTTCACCGTTCGTTTTAAGTGTAATTTCATGCTTGGTACCAATTCTTCAGCATGCAGAG GGACTCAACAAGTCACTTATAGAAAATAGTGCAATAACACTGGGGAGGCTTGCATGGGTCTGTCCAGACCTTGTATCACCACATATGGAGCATTTCATGCAACCTTGGTGCACTGCTCTTTCAAT GATACGAGATGATGTTGAGAAAGAGGATGCTTTTAGAGGTCTATGTGCCATG GTCAAAGCCAATCCTTCTGGAGCTCTAAGTTCGCTTGTTTACATGTGTAAAGCCATTGCAAGTTGGCAT GAAATAAGGAGTGAAGATTTACACAATGAAGTCTGCCAGGTCTTGCACGGATATAAACAG ATGCTGCGCAATGGAGCATGGGACCAGTGCATGTCTGCTTTGGAGCCACCAATAAAAGAAAAgctttcaaaatatcaagtatAA